From a single Intestinibaculum porci genomic region:
- a CDS encoding methionine gamma-lyase family protein, producing the protein MILNQIDQELLALAKQSDMDLADIYAQIDDVCLKNSNKVLSAFIENNVSYTDFADINGYGNYDEGRDKLERIFARVLGAEDALVRPQIMSGTNAIYLTLSALLKHGDTMISLSGDPYDSLQEMIGLYGDSSQSLKANGVAYEQIDLINNAFDEEKIVHRLKEHNVKLVEIQRSRGYSARDSLSIAKIAHVIEKIREVNQDVIIMVDNCYGELVEELEPCDVGADLVVGSLMKNLGGGIASTGGYVAGKKEFIQMVAERLTAPGIGKELGANFNLNNSFFKGIFMAPNAVKNALKTAVFASYMLEKLGYQKIWPGSRDHRTDIIQTVELGSKEALVKFTQGIQSASPIDAFVKVLPAPMPGYPFDEVMAAGSFTQGSTIELSADAPVVPPYTLYMQGGLSIEYGKLSILLALSNLKK; encoded by the coding sequence ATGATATTAAATCAAATAGATCAAGAGCTGCTCGCTCTTGCCAAGCAGTCCGACATGGACTTAGCAGACATCTATGCCCAGATTGATGATGTCTGTCTGAAAAATTCCAATAAAGTGTTATCCGCTTTTATTGAAAACAATGTCTCTTATACAGACTTTGCGGATATCAATGGTTATGGCAATTATGATGAAGGCCGTGATAAATTAGAACGTATCTTTGCCCGTGTTCTAGGCGCAGAAGATGCTTTAGTGAGACCGCAGATCATGAGTGGAACGAATGCCATCTATCTCACTCTTTCCGCTTTATTAAAACATGGTGATACGATGATTTCCCTCTCTGGAGATCCTTATGATTCCCTTCAGGAAATGATTGGTCTTTATGGCGATTCAAGCCAATCATTAAAAGCCAATGGTGTCGCTTATGAACAGATTGATCTCATCAATAATGCTTTTGATGAAGAAAAGATTGTCCATCGCCTGAAAGAACATAATGTGAAACTCGTAGAAATCCAGCGTTCCCGCGGCTACTCTGCGCGGGATTCTCTATCCATTGCGAAAATCGCTCATGTCATTGAAAAGATTCGTGAAGTTAATCAGGATGTCATTATTATGGTGGATAACTGTTATGGTGAACTGGTTGAAGAATTAGAACCTTGTGATGTCGGCGCCGATCTTGTCGTTGGCTCGCTCATGAAAAACTTAGGCGGCGGCATTGCCAGTACCGGCGGCTACGTCGCGGGGAAAAAGGAATTCATTCAGATGGTTGCAGAACGTTTAACCGCGCCCGGCATTGGCAAAGAATTAGGGGCTAACTTTAATTTAAACAACTCTTTCTTTAAGGGGATCTTTATGGCTCCTAATGCCGTAAAGAATGCTTTAAAGACCGCGGTCTTTGCGTCTTATATGTTAGAAAAACTCGGCTACCAGAAGATCTGGCCTGGCTCACGTGATCACCGTACGGATATTATTCAGACGGTAGAACTTGGCAGCAAGGAAGCCTTAGTGAAATTCACTCAGGGCATTCAGTCCGCTTCCCCGATTGATGCCTTTGTGAAAGTGTTACCGGCACCGATGCCTGGTTATCCTTTTGACGAAGTCATGGCAGCCGGCAGTTTCACTCAAGGCAGTACCATTGAATTAAGTGCTGATGCGCCTGTGGTCCCTCCTTATACGCTGTATATGCAGGGTGGTCTAAGCATAGAATATGGGAAGTTATCCATTCTATTAGCTTTATCCAACTTAAAAAAATAA
- a CDS encoding SDR family NAD(P)-dependent oxidoreductase, with product MKKCVVVTGGAQGIGKAICHACAKQYDVVINYHTSKQEALALRKELIEKYHINCLAVQADVSDEKQVEEMFKKIAEAGMHCDILINNAAIDLSNLWHLKTAEEFRRTLNVNVVGAYNCAKAALHGMIEREWGRIINIASTNGINTYYPMCIDYDASKAALISLTHNLAVEGSPYVLVNAIAPGFIGTENELDGYDEEFLKEETEKIMVKRYGEPEEVAYLVMFLISEQANYINNTVIRIDGGQMGSV from the coding sequence ATGAAGAAATGTGTAGTAGTGACAGGCGGCGCGCAAGGCATCGGTAAAGCCATCTGTCACGCTTGTGCGAAGCAGTATGATGTGGTGATTAATTATCATACTTCTAAGCAAGAAGCTTTAGCACTGCGAAAAGAACTGATCGAAAAATATCATATCAATTGTCTAGCCGTTCAGGCAGATGTCAGTGATGAAAAACAAGTGGAAGAGATGTTTAAAAAGATTGCAGAAGCCGGAATGCATTGCGATATTCTCATCAATAATGCGGCGATCGATCTCTCCAATCTCTGGCATTTAAAAACGGCCGAGGAGTTTCGTCGAACCCTCAACGTTAATGTGGTAGGGGCCTATAACTGTGCAAAAGCCGCACTACATGGGATGATTGAGCGGGAATGGGGGAGGATTATTAATATTGCCTCGACTAATGGCATCAATACCTATTATCCGATGTGTATTGATTATGATGCCTCCAAAGCAGCGCTGATTTCTTTAACTCATAACTTAGCCGTGGAAGGCAGTCCTTATGTATTGGTGAATGCCATTGCGCCAGGCTTTATTGGAACTGAAAATGAATTAGATGGCTATGATGAAGAGTTCCTCAAAGAGGAAACCGAAAAGATTATGGTCAAACGTTATGGTGAGCCAGAAGAAGTGGCTTACTTAGTGATGTTTCTGATCAGTGAGCAGGCTAACTATATTAATAATACCGTCATTCGTATAGATGGCGGACAAATGGGCAGTGTGTAA